In one window of Duganella dendranthematis DNA:
- a CDS encoding RnfH family protein: MAAETFAIQVCYASDGAQFLRDLQVPAGTTLEQAIGLSGVLQEVPGLDLSQLQTGIYAKKKPLDTMLRAHDRIELYRPLIADPKHARRRRKAPGPVVE; encoded by the coding sequence ATGGCGGCTGAGACTTTCGCGATCCAGGTGTGCTATGCCAGCGACGGCGCGCAATTCCTGCGCGACCTGCAGGTGCCGGCCGGCACCACGCTGGAGCAGGCGATCGGCCTGAGCGGCGTGTTGCAGGAAGTGCCGGGCCTGGACCTGAGCCAGCTGCAAACTGGCATCTACGCCAAGAAAAAGCCGCTGGACACCATGCTGCGCGCCCACGACCGCATCGAACTGTACCGCCCCCTGATCGCCGACCCCAAACACGCGCGCCGCCGCCGCAAGGCGCCCGGGCCGGTCGTCGAGTAA
- a CDS encoding type II toxin-antitoxin system RatA family toxin, with product MAVVHKSVFLGYSAQQMFDLVARIEDYPKFLPWCGGVEIRERNGNTVVASVGINYHGVKQSFTTSNENTPPDQIKMKLVDGPFKCLDGVWTFKALRDDACKIELDLRYEFSSGLLDKLVGPVFGMIANSMVDSFCKRAETVYGG from the coding sequence ATGGCAGTAGTACACAAATCAGTTTTCCTCGGTTATAGCGCTCAGCAAATGTTTGATCTGGTGGCCAGGATCGAGGACTATCCCAAATTCCTGCCCTGGTGCGGTGGTGTCGAGATCCGTGAACGCAATGGCAATACGGTGGTGGCCAGCGTCGGCATCAACTATCACGGCGTCAAGCAGAGTTTTACCACGTCGAACGAAAACACGCCGCCGGATCAGATTAAGATGAAGCTGGTGGACGGACCTTTCAAGTGCCTGGACGGCGTGTGGACGTTTAAAGCGCTGCGCGACGATGCCTGCAAGATCGAACTGGACCTGCGCTACGAGTTCTCCAGCGGGCTGCTGGACAAGCTGGTGGGGCCGGTGTTTGGCATGATTGCCAACAGCATGGTGGATTCCTTCTGCAAACGGGCGGAAACGGTGTATGGCGGCTGA
- the smpB gene encoding SsrA-binding protein SmpB, with translation MTIADNKKAFFDYFIEDRFEAGIVLEGWEVKAIRDARVQIKEAYVTIKGDELYLFGAHISALPTASTHISPEAVRTRKLLLHRSEIDKLISRVTRSGYTLVPLNLHYKGGRVKCEIGLAKGKKMHDKRATEKDRDGKREVESAMKTNRR, from the coding sequence ATGACCATAGCCGACAACAAAAAAGCCTTTTTTGACTACTTCATCGAAGACCGCTTCGAAGCCGGGATCGTGCTCGAAGGCTGGGAAGTCAAGGCCATCCGCGATGCCCGCGTCCAGATCAAGGAAGCTTACGTCACCATCAAGGGCGACGAGCTGTACCTGTTCGGCGCCCACATCAGCGCCCTGCCGACCGCCTCCACCCACATCAGCCCGGAAGCAGTACGGACCCGCAAGCTGCTGCTGCACCGCTCGGAGATCGACAAGCTGATCAGCCGCGTGACACGCTCCGGCTACACCTTGGTGCCGCTCAACCTGCATTACAAGGGTGGCCGCGTCAAATGTGAAATCGGCCTCGCCAAGGGCAAGAAGATGCATGATAAGCGTGCCACAGAGAAAGATCGCGACGGCAAGCGCGAGGTCGAATCGGCAATGAAGACCAATCGCCGCTAA
- a CDS encoding FlgO family outer membrane protein gives MLTKFLARAGVLLLPLVLAACSSTPKSEEGNYSTISSNQFINANYKAADSLLQQLSGKLVADKPLIVATMVNIDALDQTATLGRLVSEQVSTRMAQGGLSMLEMKLRNSVYLKRNQGELMLTREIGEVATSHNAQAIVVGSYAETSDMVFINIKVIQPNTNFVLAGTDYVLAKEAIVRSMLQRN, from the coding sequence ATGCTGACGAAATTTTTGGCCCGCGCTGGCGTGCTGCTGCTGCCGCTAGTGCTGGCGGCCTGCTCCTCGACACCGAAAAGTGAAGAAGGCAACTACTCCACCATTTCGTCCAACCAGTTCATCAACGCCAACTACAAAGCCGCCGATTCGCTATTGCAGCAACTGAGCGGCAAGCTGGTGGCCGACAAGCCGCTGATCGTCGCCACCATGGTCAACATCGATGCACTGGACCAGACCGCCACGTTGGGCCGGCTGGTGTCGGAACAGGTGTCGACCCGCATGGCGCAAGGCGGCCTGAGCATGCTGGAAATGAAGCTGCGCAACAGTGTCTACCTGAAGCGCAACCAGGGCGAGCTGATGCTGACGCGCGAAATCGGCGAAGTGGCGACCAGTCACAACGCCCAGGCCATCGTGGTCGGTTCGTATGCGGAAACCAGCGATATGGTGTTCATCAACATCAAGGTGATCCAGCCGAACACCAACTTCGTGCTGGCCGGGACCGATTACGTGCTGGCCAAGGAAGCCATCGTCCGCTCGATGTTGCAGCGGAATTAA
- a CDS encoding NAD-dependent protein deacetylase → MNLNQQIDHLSTFLQRHERVLVLTGAGLSTASGIPDYRDKDGVRRGRSPIQGPDFRKSEAVRRRYWARSMAGYPTLAGAAPNAGHHALAALEQAGRIHSIITQNVDGLHTAAGSRKLIELHGNIHGVLCLDCRTVHPRAAIQDWLARANPSLVPTGPAGEVVPEARPDGDAEVELDEFQDFQLPTCVACGGVLQPDVIFFGDNIPAQRTADALQWADEADAVLVVGSSLMVFSGYRFAKLAAQTNKPIAAINLGKTRADDLIGLKVEASAVEILPLLV, encoded by the coding sequence ATGAACCTGAACCAGCAAATCGACCATTTGAGCACTTTCCTGCAGCGCCATGAGCGCGTGCTGGTGCTGACCGGCGCCGGCCTGAGCACGGCGTCCGGCATTCCCGACTACCGTGACAAGGACGGCGTGCGGCGCGGCCGCAGTCCGATCCAGGGCCCGGATTTCCGCAAATCCGAGGCCGTGCGGCGCCGTTACTGGGCCCGCAGCATGGCCGGCTATCCCACCCTGGCCGGCGCCGCGCCGAATGCTGGCCACCATGCGCTGGCGGCGCTGGAGCAGGCGGGCCGCATCCATAGCATCATTACGCAAAACGTCGATGGGCTGCACACGGCTGCCGGCAGCCGCAAGCTGATTGAGCTGCATGGCAATATCCACGGCGTGCTGTGCCTGGATTGTCGCACTGTCCATCCGCGCGCCGCGATCCAGGATTGGCTGGCGCGCGCGAATCCGTCGCTGGTGCCGACCGGGCCGGCCGGCGAGGTGGTGCCGGAAGCCCGTCCGGACGGCGACGCGGAAGTGGAACTGGACGAATTCCAGGATTTCCAGCTGCCGACCTGCGTGGCCTGCGGCGGCGTTTTGCAGCCGGACGTGATCTTCTTCGGCGACAACATCCCGGCGCAGCGCACCGCCGACGCCCTGCAATGGGCCGACGAGGCCGACGCGGTGCTGGTGGTCGGCTCGTCGCTGATGGTGTTTTCCGGGTATCGCTTCGCCAAGCTGGCGGCACAAACCAACAAGCCGATCGCAGCCATTAACCTGGGCAAAACCCGGGCGGATGACTTGATCGGCTTGAAAGTGGAGGCGTCGGCAGTGGAGATCCTGCCGCTGCTAGTTTAA
- a CDS encoding RNA polymerase sigma factor: MALDSDDALLLGRIAAGDRHAFETLYRAYFPRLSRFAGRMARNPALIEEVVNDTMLVVWQKAASFDGSCKPSTWIFAIAYRKTLKGLKLTDDPVESDASLYEDEGDRQPEQVLSRQQLQQTVADALDALPPAQRAVMVLTYYHDMAYADIAEIVECPLNTVKTRMFHARHRLKDLLWNERENSQ, translated from the coding sequence ATGGCCTTGGATTCAGATGACGCACTACTGCTAGGCAGGATCGCCGCTGGGGACAGGCACGCCTTCGAAACGCTGTATCGCGCGTATTTTCCCCGCCTGTCGCGTTTTGCCGGCCGGATGGCGCGCAATCCGGCGCTGATCGAAGAAGTGGTCAATGACACCATGTTGGTCGTTTGGCAAAAGGCCGCCAGCTTTGACGGCAGCTGCAAGCCCTCCACCTGGATTTTCGCGATTGCCTACCGCAAGACGCTGAAAGGCCTCAAGCTGACCGACGACCCGGTCGAGTCGGATGCCTCCTTGTACGAAGATGAGGGCGACCGGCAGCCGGAACAAGTGCTGAGCCGCCAGCAATTGCAGCAGACCGTGGCCGACGCGCTGGACGCGCTGCCACCGGCGCAACGGGCGGTGATGGTGCTGACTTATTATCACGATATGGCGTATGCCGACATCGCCGAGATTGTCGAATGCCCATTGAACACGGTCAAGACCCGCATGTTTCATGCGCGGCACCGATTGAAGGATTTGTTGTGGAACGAAAGAGAGAACAGCCAATGA
- a CDS encoding zf-HC2 domain-containing protein gives MFRLDIPVHQAVQELLPWYASAQLSADETRRVHEHLQACAQCRHELEWEHGMRAEATAEADALPDGIDMERALAKLLPALGPQERPAVPTSAGPDADADAAAGVADTHVSAPRRISWWGAKAANQSSWLRWAVAAQWLVIVALGALLVHPDETPAYRVLGAGVAAGGNMVVVFQPTTSERELRHILQAQNARIVDGPTVTDAWLLNVPTDRHAQILQALRANAAVKLAEPLDGDTAP, from the coding sequence GTGTTCAGACTGGATATCCCGGTGCACCAGGCGGTGCAGGAGTTGCTGCCGTGGTATGCGTCGGCGCAGCTGTCGGCGGATGAGACGCGGCGTGTGCACGAGCATCTTCAAGCCTGCGCACAGTGCCGTCATGAGCTGGAATGGGAACATGGCATGCGTGCCGAGGCAACCGCCGAGGCAGACGCGCTGCCGGACGGCATCGACATGGAGCGCGCGCTAGCCAAGCTGCTTCCAGCGCTGGGCCCGCAGGAGCGCCCCGCCGTGCCGACGTCCGCTGGTCCCGACGCCGATGCTGACGCTGCTGCTGGAGTGGCTGACACGCACGTCAGCGCGCCGCGCCGCATCTCATGGTGGGGCGCAAAGGCAGCCAACCAATCCTCCTGGCTGCGCTGGGCAGTGGCTGCGCAGTGGCTGGTAATCGTCGCCTTGGGCGCGCTGCTCGTGCATCCCGACGAAACGCCCGCCTACCGCGTGCTAGGCGCCGGAGTCGCCGCCGGCGGCAACATGGTCGTCGTCTTCCAGCCCACCACCAGCGAACGCGAACTGCGCCACATCCTGCAAGCCCAGAACGCCCGCATCGTCGACGGCCCCACCGTCACCGACGCCTGGCTGCTGAACGTGCCGACCGACCGCCACGCCCAAATCCTGCAGGCGCTGCGCGCCAACGCCGCCGTAAAGCTGGCCGAGCCGCTGGATGGAGACACCGCACCGTGA
- a CDS encoding S8 family peptidase yields the protein MKLLRILAVCMALTLGAMHQSATARPDSDLPTTEATVSASADEYRDDHQLLVMLRLPATHYRPDATYGGRYIDDNSRSARQRRAEDLARQHGLTLVEGWPMAILGIDCYVMRYPDSTDADHLIAQLSRDPQVEWAQPVARFKGMAQAAGASPAAVGKAALLADAESSGDPLYSVQPAARYWHLAELHRYTRGRGVTVAVVDSGIDASHPDLQGQLAVNNNFVDAGPTPAENHGTAVAGIIAARAGSGGIIGIAPQARVMGLRACWQQRDLATRCNSFTLSKALNFAILNGAQVINLSLSGPPDRLLDRLLDVALERGISVVGAIDPHATSPTFPASHHGVLAVAAQARSANASAGPAGPSNLAGVIALAQPGSATRAGSDASAATTAEPALLAPGNDIPSSAPGGRWSFVSGSSYAAAHVSGMLALLDELRPDTAPAQMRTLLQSGVALHTATIDACSAISRLVRDLSCARQISQHGAAP from the coding sequence GTGAAGCTGCTGCGCATTCTGGCCGTCTGCATGGCGCTCACGCTCGGCGCCATGCACCAGTCTGCCACGGCGCGGCCGGACAGTGACCTGCCGACCACCGAAGCCACCGTCAGCGCCAGCGCAGACGAATACCGCGATGACCATCAACTGCTGGTGATGCTGCGCCTGCCCGCCACGCACTACCGGCCAGACGCCACCTACGGCGGCCGCTACATCGATGACAACAGCCGCAGCGCCCGCCAGCGCCGTGCCGAAGACCTGGCCCGCCAGCACGGCCTGACGCTGGTGGAAGGCTGGCCGATGGCGATCCTCGGCATCGACTGCTACGTCATGCGCTACCCGGACAGCACCGACGCCGACCACCTGATCGCCCAACTATCCCGCGACCCGCAAGTGGAATGGGCCCAGCCTGTGGCCCGCTTCAAAGGCATGGCGCAAGCCGCAGGCGCCAGCCCGGCAGCGGTGGGCAAGGCCGCCCTGCTTGCCGATGCCGAGTCCAGCGGCGACCCGCTCTACAGCGTCCAGCCCGCCGCCCGCTACTGGCATCTGGCCGAACTGCACCGTTACACGCGCGGACGCGGCGTCACCGTCGCCGTGGTCGACAGCGGCATCGACGCCAGCCATCCCGACCTGCAAGGCCAGCTGGCCGTCAACAACAACTTCGTCGACGCCGGCCCAACGCCGGCTGAAAACCACGGCACGGCGGTGGCCGGCATCATTGCCGCGCGCGCTGGCAGCGGCGGCATCATCGGCATCGCGCCGCAGGCCAGGGTCATGGGCTTGCGCGCCTGCTGGCAACAGCGCGACCTGGCGACCCGATGTAATAGCTTTACGCTCAGCAAGGCCCTCAATTTTGCGATCCTGAACGGCGCGCAAGTCATCAACCTCAGCCTGTCCGGCCCGCCCGACAGGCTGTTGGACCGTCTGCTGGACGTGGCGCTCGAACGCGGCATCAGCGTCGTCGGCGCCATCGACCCGCACGCCACCAGCCCGACCTTCCCGGCCAGCCATCACGGCGTACTGGCGGTAGCGGCGCAAGCACGCAGCGCCAACGCGTCCGCCGGCCCGGCTGGCCCGAGCAACCTGGCCGGCGTAATCGCCCTGGCGCAGCCTGGCAGCGCCACGCGCGCCGGCAGCGACGCCAGCGCGGCCACGACCGCCGAGCCAGCCCTGCTTGCCCCCGGCAACGATATCCCCAGCAGTGCGCCAGGCGGGCGCTGGTCCTTCGTCAGCGGCAGCTCCTACGCCGCCGCCCACGTCAGCGGCATGCTGGCGCTGCTGGACGAACTACGTCCCGACACCGCGCCGGCACAAATGCGCACCCTGCTGCAATCGGGCGTGGCCCTGCATACTGCTACTATAGACGCATGCTCCGCCATCTCCCGCCTGGTGCGCGACCTCAGTTGCGCCCGTCAAATCAGCCAACACGGCGCCGCACCGTGA
- a CDS encoding TorF family putative porin: MTQRATVLLLSALAAAPAAAQIDISGSVALQSTYTFRGQAAGESNPAPQLTLNLDDASGWYVGGFASGMHIGDNYGYKLQGYAGYAQRLNSVQSWDAGCNQITYTQSHFNDFHECYAGISGERTSARLSYAPRYLGFRAKVVYGEISSFYPIDPRFNLIAHAGLLYNLSDGVWPGIPARARYDVKLGVAIPFGNWTVQLAREHSSDDGLRYHSYPVHPAKAWTMGASYAF, from the coding sequence GTGACGCAACGCGCCACCGTTCTGCTGCTGTCCGCGCTCGCTGCGGCGCCGGCCGCAGCGCAGATCGACATCAGCGGCAGCGTCGCACTGCAATCGACCTACACCTTCCGCGGCCAGGCGGCGGGCGAAAGCAATCCCGCGCCGCAATTAACGCTTAACCTGGACGACGCCAGCGGATGGTATGTGGGAGGCTTCGCCAGCGGCATGCACATTGGCGACAACTACGGCTACAAGCTGCAAGGCTACGCCGGTTACGCGCAGCGTCTGAACTCCGTACAGAGCTGGGACGCCGGCTGCAACCAGATCACCTACACCCAGTCGCATTTCAACGATTTCCACGAATGCTATGCGGGCATCAGCGGTGAACGCACCAGCGCGCGGCTATCCTACGCACCGCGCTACCTCGGCTTTCGGGCCAAGGTGGTGTATGGCGAAATCAGCAGCTTCTACCCGATCGATCCGCGCTTCAACCTGATCGCCCACGCCGGCCTGCTGTACAACCTGAGCGACGGCGTCTGGCCCGGCATACCGGCCCGAGCACGTTACGACGTCAAGCTGGGCGTGGCCATCCCGTTCGGCAACTGGACCGTCCAACTGGCGCGCGAACACAGCTCGGATGACGGCCTGCGCTACCACAGCTACCCGGTCCATCCGGCCAAGGCCTGGACCATGGGCGCCAGCTACGCGTTTTAG
- a CDS encoding DUF4259 domain-containing protein gives MGTWAVDAFGNDYAQDWAQDLHETSNLDAVADTLNTALDTPGELDAPFAAEALVAIEVLARLQGKGGPRTDDSASVDEWVEARKPKTKPRADLAEKAVRALDRILSEESELRALWEESEHYAEWLASVEDLRSRL, from the coding sequence ATGGGTACATGGGCGGTAGACGCATTCGGCAATGACTACGCGCAGGACTGGGCGCAGGATTTGCACGAAACGAGCAACCTGGACGCGGTGGCGGACACCCTCAACACTGCACTGGATACGCCGGGCGAACTGGACGCGCCGTTCGCTGCCGAAGCGCTGGTGGCGATCGAAGTGCTGGCCCGCCTGCAAGGCAAGGGTGGACCGCGTACCGACGACAGCGCCTCGGTGGACGAGTGGGTCGAAGCCCGCAAGCCCAAGACTAAGCCGCGCGCCGACCTGGCCGAGAAAGCGGTGCGCGCACTCGACCGTATACTGTCCGAGGAGTCCGAACTGCGCGCGCTGTGGGAAGAAAGCGAGCATTACGCCGAGTGGCTTGCCTCGGTCGAAGACCTGCGCAGCCGCCTCTAA
- a CDS encoding SPFH domain-containing protein, which yields MDISIGNVTFILFILALVFVFKTINVVPQQHAWVVERLGKYHATLGPGLNIVIPFVDRIAYKHVLKEIPLDVPPQVCITKDNTQLQVDGILYFQITDAMRASYGSSNYIAAITQLAQTTLRSVIGRMELDKTFEERDHINTAIVNAIDESAANWGVKVLRYEIKDLTPPKEILHAMQAQITAEREKRALIAASEGRKQEQINIASGEREAQIARSEGDKQAAINRAQGQAAAIIALAEANANALRQVGSAIREPGGEDAVNLKVAEQYVGAFGQLAKTNNSIIIPANLGDMSGLIATAMQVVKTQKDAPLVKPAKA from the coding sequence ATGGACATCAGTATTGGCAATGTCACCTTCATTCTGTTTATTCTGGCTTTGGTGTTTGTTTTTAAAACCATCAACGTGGTGCCGCAGCAGCACGCGTGGGTGGTTGAGCGTCTCGGCAAATACCACGCTACGCTGGGGCCGGGTCTCAACATCGTGATTCCGTTTGTCGACCGCATCGCCTACAAGCATGTGCTGAAGGAGATCCCGCTCGACGTGCCGCCGCAGGTCTGCATCACCAAGGACAACACGCAGTTGCAGGTGGACGGCATCCTGTACTTTCAGATTACTGATGCGATGCGCGCCTCGTACGGCTCATCGAATTACATCGCCGCGATTACCCAGCTGGCGCAGACCACGCTGCGCTCCGTCATCGGCCGCATGGAACTGGACAAAACGTTTGAAGAGCGTGACCACATCAACACCGCGATTGTGAATGCGATCGACGAATCGGCCGCCAACTGGGGCGTGAAAGTGCTGCGCTACGAAATCAAGGACCTGACGCCGCCGAAGGAAATCCTGCACGCGATGCAGGCGCAGATTACCGCCGAGCGCGAGAAGCGCGCATTGATCGCGGCGTCGGAGGGTCGCAAGCAGGAACAGATCAACATCGCCAGCGGCGAACGCGAAGCGCAGATCGCCCGTTCGGAAGGCGACAAGCAGGCCGCCATCAACCGCGCGCAAGGCCAGGCGGCGGCGATCATCGCGCTGGCGGAAGCCAACGCCAATGCGCTGCGTCAGGTCGGTTCGGCGATCCGCGAACCGGGCGGCGAGGACGCGGTCAACCTCAAGGTGGCGGAGCAATACGTCGGCGCTTTCGGGCAGCTTGCCAAGACCAATAATTCGATTATCATACCGGCCAATCTGGGCGACATGAGCGGCCTGATCGCCACGGCGATGCAAGTGGTGAAAACCCAAAAAGACGCGCCGCTCGTCAAGCCCGCCAAAGCATAA
- a CDS encoding NfeD family protein — translation MSDWSYWLAAAGVTVILELFSGTFYLLMIAIGLVAGAVAAFFGLGEVVSLLVAAVVGVAATVVLRRSRYGKQQLRVQAERDPNVNLDIGQTVNVPAWQDGAARVMYRGALWDVELAPGSNAAPGPYTIREVRGSRLIVAA, via the coding sequence ATGAGCGACTGGAGCTACTGGCTGGCTGCCGCCGGCGTCACGGTGATACTGGAACTTTTCAGTGGCACTTTTTATTTACTGATGATTGCCATCGGCCTGGTGGCCGGTGCGGTTGCCGCGTTCTTCGGCCTGGGTGAAGTGGTGTCGCTGCTGGTGGCGGCCGTGGTGGGCGTGGCGGCCACCGTCGTGCTGCGCCGCAGCCGCTATGGCAAGCAGCAGCTACGCGTGCAGGCCGAACGCGACCCTAACGTCAATCTCGACATCGGTCAAACCGTCAATGTGCCGGCATGGCAGGATGGCGCAGCGCGCGTCATGTACCGCGGCGCGTTGTGGGATGTGGAATTGGCGCCCGGCAGTAACGCCGCACCGGGCCCGTACACGATACGCGAAGTACGCGGCAGCCGCCTGATTGTGGCGGCTTAA
- the ppsA gene encoding phosphoenolpyruvate synthase, giving the protein MSNVALKEQNNEAVYVASFEHLRMTDVESVGGKNASLGEMISQLAGAGVRVPGGFATTAQAFRDFLSHSVDGGKSLADRIADRLADLNIDDVRSLAQAGAEIRQWIIETPFQPRLEQEIHTYYAQLVADSSTEMSFAVRSSATAEDLPDASFAGQQETFLNVVGIENVLDAMKHVFASLYNDRAISYRVHKGFTHAEVALSAGVQRMVRSDLGAAGVMFTIDTESGFKDVVFVTSSYGLGETVVQGAVNPDEFYVHKPMLEKGKSPVIRRNIGSKLLKMEFTAEAKAGRSVKTVDVPVELRNRYSLNDEEVVELAKYAVIIENHYGRPMDIEWGKDGRDGKLYILQARPETVKSQQKATDVQQRFKLKSSGTVLASGRAIGQKIGAGPVRVIHDPADMERVQPGDVLVADMTDPNWEPVMKRASAIVTNRGGRTCHAAIIARELGVPAVVGCGDATEVLKDGTFVTVSCAEGDEGKIYDGLLETEISEVARGELPKLPTKIMLNVGNPQLAFDFQSVPNAGVGLARLEFIINNNIGVHPKAILEYPNIDADLKKAVESVARGHASPKAFYVDKLAEGIATIAAAFWPKPVIVRLSDFKSNEYKKLIGGSRYEPDEENPMLGFRGAARYLAADFAGAFEMECAAMKRVRNDMGLTNVEIMVPFVRTLGQAEKVVDLLGKNGLVRGENGLRLIMMCEVPSNAILAERFLEHFDGFSIGSNDLTQLTLGLDRDSGMALLAADFDERDDAVKALLSQAIQACRKQGKYIGICGQGPSDHPDFAAWLMEQGIESMSLNPDSVIDTWQKLASLQK; this is encoded by the coding sequence ATGTCCAACGTAGCATTGAAGGAGCAAAACAACGAAGCAGTCTATGTTGCCTCGTTTGAACATTTGCGCATGACGGATGTTGAATCCGTCGGCGGCAAAAACGCCTCGCTCGGCGAGATGATCAGCCAATTGGCGGGCGCCGGTGTGCGCGTGCCAGGCGGCTTTGCGACCACCGCGCAAGCGTTCCGCGACTTCCTGTCGCACAGCGTGGATGGCGGCAAATCGCTGGCCGATCGCATCGCCGATCGTCTGGCCGATCTGAACATCGACGACGTCCGTTCGCTGGCGCAGGCCGGCGCCGAGATCCGTCAATGGATCATCGAGACGCCATTCCAGCCGCGCCTGGAACAGGAAATTCACACCTACTACGCACAACTGGTGGCTGATTCGTCGACCGAAATGTCGTTCGCGGTGCGCTCTTCGGCCACCGCCGAAGACTTGCCGGACGCTTCGTTCGCCGGCCAGCAGGAGACCTTCCTCAACGTGGTCGGCATTGAAAATGTGCTGGACGCGATGAAGCACGTCTTCGCCTCGCTGTACAACGACCGTGCGATTTCATACCGCGTGCACAAAGGCTTCACGCACGCCGAAGTGGCGCTGTCGGCCGGCGTGCAGCGCATGGTGCGCTCGGACCTGGGCGCCGCCGGCGTCATGTTCACCATCGACACCGAATCCGGCTTCAAGGACGTGGTGTTTGTCACCTCCAGCTATGGCCTGGGCGAGACGGTGGTGCAGGGTGCGGTCAATCCGGACGAGTTCTACGTCCACAAGCCGATGCTGGAAAAAGGCAAATCGCCTGTTATCCGCCGCAACATCGGCTCCAAGCTGCTGAAGATGGAATTCACTGCGGAAGCCAAGGCTGGCCGTTCGGTGAAGACCGTTGACGTGCCGGTTGAACTGCGCAACCGCTACTCGTTGAACGACGAAGAAGTGGTGGAGCTGGCCAAGTACGCCGTCATCATCGAAAACCACTACGGCCGTCCGATGGACATCGAGTGGGGGAAGGATGGCCGCGACGGTAAACTGTACATCCTGCAGGCGCGTCCTGAAACCGTGAAGTCGCAGCAGAAGGCGACCGACGTGCAGCAGCGCTTCAAACTGAAATCGAGCGGCACAGTGCTGGCTTCGGGCCGCGCCATCGGCCAGAAGATCGGCGCCGGTCCGGTGCGCGTGATTCACGACCCGGCCGACATGGAACGCGTGCAGCCAGGTGACGTGCTGGTGGCCGACATGACCGACCCTAACTGGGAACCGGTGATGAAGCGCGCTTCCGCCATCGTCACCAACCGTGGCGGCCGTACCTGCCACGCGGCGATCATCGCGCGTGAACTGGGTGTGCCTGCGGTGGTCGGCTGCGGCGACGCGACCGAAGTGCTGAAAGACGGCACTTTCGTCACCGTATCGTGCGCTGAAGGCGACGAAGGCAAGATCTACGACGGCCTGCTGGAAACCGAAATCTCGGAAGTGGCGCGCGGCGAACTGCCCAAGCTGCCGACCAAGATCATGCTCAACGTCGGCAATCCGCAATTGGCGTTTGACTTCCAATCGGTGCCGAATGCCGGTGTCGGCCTGGCGCGTCTGGAGTTCATCATCAATAACAATATTGGTGTGCACCCGAAAGCGATCCTGGAATATCCGAACATCGATGCGGACCTGAAGAAAGCCGTGGAGTCGGTCGCGCGCGGCCACGCTTCGCCGAAAGCCTTCTACGTCGACAAGCTGGCCGAAGGCATCGCCACCATCGCTGCCGCGTTCTGGCCGAAACCAGTGATCGTGCGCCTGTCGGACTTCAAGTCCAACGAGTACAAGAAACTGATCGGCGGCTCGCGCTACGAGCCGGATGAAGAAAATCCGATGCTGGGCTTCCGCGGCGCGGCGCGTTATCTGGCGGCCGATTTCGCCGGCGCGTTCGAAATGGAATGCGCCGCGATGAAGCGCGTGCGTAACGACATGGGCCTGACCAACGTCGAGATCATGGTGCCGTTCGTGCGCACCTTGGGCCAGGCTGAAAAGGTCGTCGACCTGCTGGGTAAAAACGGCCTGGTACGCGGCGAGAACGGCCTGCGCCTGATCATGATGTGCGAAGTGCCGTCCAACGCGATCCTGGCGGAGCGCTTCCTGGAGCATTTCGACGGCTTCTCGATCGGCTCCAACGACCTGACCCAGCTGACACTGGGCCTGGACCGCGATTCCGGCATGGCGCTGCTGGCGGCCGACTTCGACGAGCGCGACGACGCTGTCAAGGCGTTGCTGTCGCAGGCGATCCAGGCTTGCCGCAAGCAGGGCAAGTACATCGGCATCTGCGGCCAGGGTCCATCGGATCATCCGGACTTTGCCGCCTGGCTGATGGAGCAGGGCATCGAGTCGATGTCGCTCAATCCGGACTCGGTGATCGACACCTGGCAGAAACTGGCGTCGCTGCAGAAGTAG